The DNA region CTGACCCTGGACGCCGCGCATGCGCTTTCGTTGCAACTCAACCGCAACCGCGCGCTGCGCAAACGTTCCCCGCAGGAGCAGATCGCCGCGGCTGCGGAGCGCTCCTATCCGGCGCGAGATGCCTACCAAACGATTCACAAGGGACAGGAGGCCAGCGCCGTCGATCTGGACAGGATTCCTCTGGAACCGGAAGCGGATCTACTGCTCTTCATTCGGGACAACAACCGGCAATTGACGGAATGGCAGCGCGATTTACTGACCATCGTTCACGAAGAAGCCGAGTATTTCCTGCCGCAAATAGAAACCAAGATCATGAATGAGGGCTGGGCCAGCTTTTGGCATCGCACCATCATGAATAACCTCGAGCTTCCCCAATCGATGCACTTGGAGTTCCTGGTTCATCATAATCAGGTAGTGCGACCCATCACCGGCGATCTCAATCCCTACCATCTGGGTTTGAAGATCTGGGATGACATATGGCGACGATTCGGGGATACCGGCGGCGTACTGCCGTCGCCCGATGTACCGCCGGACGGACAGGCGTTGGCGAAACTGTTCGAGGTCCGGGAAGTGGATCGAGATGCGTCGTTCTTACGCCGGTTTCTGAGCAATGAGCTGATCGAAGAGTTGGATCTTTTCCGCCACCAGGCGCGCGGCAAAGAGCAGGTCGTCACCCACGTGGCTAACGACGAGGGTTGCGATGCGATTCGACAGACGCTCATCAGCAATGTAGGCATGGGCGCCGTGCCGGTGATCAAGGTCGAGGACGCCGACTACGATCGCGACCGCTCGCTTTATCTCAAGCACTATCACGATGGGCGCGAACTCAAACTCGATTTTGCCGAGAAAACTCTGGAGCATCTCTATCGTC from Pseudomonadota bacterium includes:
- a CDS encoding stage V sporulation protein R codes for the protein MSGELDIEELKRWDERIREKVDAFGLECYPQEYEVSDHLQMLSYMAYSGMPAHYPHWSYGKSYEKLKTTYDHGVSGLPYEMVINSNPCIAYLMRENSLALTVLTMAHVYGHNDFFKNNFTFAHTRAELTVSNFKLHAERVRRYVEDPSIGRKEVELTLDAAHALSLQLNRNRALRKRSPQEQIAAAAERSYPARDAYQTIHKGQEASAVDLDRIPLEPEADLLLFIRDNNRQLTEWQRDLLTIVHEEAEYFLPQIETKIMNEGWASFWHRTIMNNLELPQSMHLEFLVHHNQVVRPITGDLNPYHLGLKIWDDIWRRFGDTGGVLPSPDVPPDGQALAKLFEVREVDRDASFLRRFLSNELIEELDLFRHQARGKEQVVTHVANDEGCDAIRQTLISNVGMGAVPVIKVEDADYDRDRSLYLKHYHDGRELKLDFAEKTLEHLYRLWGRRVVLETTVHDRGVLLCFDEDGFDSKEHKRDPDDLFH